In one Balaenoptera musculus isolate JJ_BM4_2016_0621 chromosome 2, mBalMus1.pri.v3, whole genome shotgun sequence genomic region, the following are encoded:
- the LOC118889806 gene encoding LOW QUALITY PROTEIN: myeloid-associated differentiation marker-like (The sequence of the model RefSeq protein was modified relative to this genomic sequence to represent the inferred CDS: inserted 1 base in 1 codon; substituted 1 base at 1 genomic stop codon): MAYLCSPLKLLGHRVGLGHLRRQLLLVMAAGRKGRDTCLFRLLWKEAMALKSWIFHWWVLSKDHCHIGDIDLHDHHDLHVIVRSSLTIMGYFLSLLQLLSTCVAVSLVASVGTWVTGPCLVLLLHRDLNIFIVGLRGLQSRLHLFWDSLLVTCACHATLLRLSASILFAITYIQFLPHSPFRDHAIAATAFSWMVSVAHTTQAAWTCALTGEFSCYTLTLPGLLNRLEIFMACVIFAFICSPHLYQQQPALVXCVAVCPICFLLAATAILLNWCNWNSSLXIPAPIFHLGLTLLSVLLYTSAVVLWPLYQFVKKFGRQPRRSSDVSCRDRLTSYVCVWEPWLPMAILTAINPLIYVAALVDLARRFFLSGSEALHRASQFPLVNGSFYTKL; the protein is encoded by the exons ATGGCTTATCTCTGTTCACCCCTGAAGCTGCTGGGTCACCGGGTGGGGCTGGGTCACCTCAGACGGCAGCTCCTTCTAGTGATGGCTGCAGGGAGGAAAGGCCGGGACACATGTCTCTTCAGGTTGCTGTGGAAGGAGGCCATGGCCCTGAAG agctggaTTTTTCACTGGTGGGTCCTCAGCAAAGACCACTGCCATATCGGGGACATAGACCTGCACGACCATCACGACCTCCACGTGATCGTCCGCAGCTCTTTGACCATCATGGGCTACTTTCTCAGCCTGCTACAGCTGCTCTCCACCTGTGTGGCCGTCTCCCTGGTGGCCAGTGTGGGCACCTGGGTGACTGGTCCATGTTTGGTTCTTCTGCTTCATCGTGACCTTAACATCTTCATAGTTGGGTTACGTGGGCTCCAGTCCCGCCTCCACCTCTTCTGGGACAGCCTTCTCGTCACCTGTGCCTGCCATGCCACCCTCTTACGCCTCTCGGCCTCCATCCTCTTTGCCATCACCTACATCCAGTTCTTGCCTCACAGCCCCTTTCGGGACCACGCCATCGCTGCCACTGCATTCTCTTGGATGGTTTCTGTGGCTCATACCACCCAAGCGGCCTGGACCTGTGCCCTGACTGGCGAGTTCTCCTGCTATACGCTCACCTTGCCAGGCCTGCTCAACAGGCTGGAGATCTTCATGGCCTGTGTCATCTTCGCTTTCATCTGCAGCCCCCACCTGTATCAGCAGCAGCCGGCCCTGGTGTGATGCGTGGCCGTGTGCCCCATCTGCTTCCTCCTGGCAGCCACGGCCATCTTGCTGAACTGGTGCAACTGGAACAGCAGTC CTATCCCCGCCCCCATTTTCCATTTGGGGCTGACCCTGCTCTCCGTCCTCCTCTACACCTCCGCTGTGGTCCTCTGGCCGCTCTACCAGTTCGTCAAGAAGTTCGGCAGGCAGCCCCGGCGATCCAGTGATGTGAGTTGCCGTGATAGACTCACCTCCTATGTGTGCGTCTGGGAACCATGGCTGCCTATGGCCATCTTGACAGCCATCAACCCGCTGATTTATGTGGCTGCCCTGGTGGATTTGGCCCGCCGGTTTTTTTTATCAGGTTCTGAGGCTCTGCACAGGGCTTCCCAATTCCCTCTTGTCAATGGAAGTTTCTACACCAAGCTCTGA
- the LOC118889807 gene encoding LOW QUALITY PROTEIN: myeloid-associated differentiation marker-like (The sequence of the model RefSeq protein was modified relative to this genomic sequence to represent the inferred CDS: inserted 2 bases in 1 codon; substituted 1 base at 1 genomic stop codon) has protein sequence MAWSRLGLETRTGWQLSLRREQAGAELSVSHTLGPLQEALCEAGLQPCWRDRLGQFHSSPSSMEKVGSMPASLLGQKTPTGLPRGHSDPGILPSSSPLCRPRPSPKCILRAVTSQRSSSEDHCHAFEETLLTMSTTTPSKSSSSSLGSPVLNXLRLFRFLQLLSTCVAFSLVARVGTWSGAISNWYLFIWCFCFVVALIILIVELCGLQSCFPLYWYNFSINHARHATLFCLSASIVFAITYIQFLPQGPTRDHAIAATAFSCIAAMAYATEVVWTWACYLPGELTSLMGTMHSLLKLLQNFVASVIFAFICSPHLCXPQPALVWCMAVYPICFLLGTMALLLSLVDCDNRQPIFCIFLLGLSLLSVLLYASALVLWLLYQFSKKFGGQPQRSSDVSCSDELPSTMCIYDQHLAVAILTAINLLTYVADTAYWARLVFVRH, from the exons ATGGCGTGGTCCCGGCTGGGCCTGGAGACAAGAACTGGAT GGCAGCTGTCCCTGAGGAGGGAGCAGGCTGGGGCGGAGCTCTCAGTCTCCCACACCCTGGGACCCTTGCAGGAGGCCCTGTGTGAGGCAGGACTGCAGCCCTGCTGGCGGGACCGTCTTGGGCAG TTccactccagcccctcctccatgGAGAAGGTGGGCTCCATGCCTGCGTCCCTTCTGGGTCAGAAGACACCTACCGGGCTGCCTCGGGGCCACTCGGACCCCGGAATCCTCCCCAGCTCATCTCCACTCTGCCGCCCCCGCCCCAGTCCCAAGTGCATCCTCAGGGCTGTCACCTCCCAGAGGTCCAGCAG CGAAGACCACTGCCATGCCTTTGAGGAGACCCTCTTGACCATGTCCACTACCACGCCCTCCAAATCATCGTCCTCCAGTCTGGGCTCCCCGGTTTTGAA CCTGAGACTCTTCCGCTTCCTGCAGCTGCTCTCCACCTGTGTGGCCTTCTCCCTGGTGGCCCGCGTGGGCACCTGGAGCGGGGCCATAAGTAATTGGTACCTGTTCATCTGGTGCTTCTGCTTCGTCGTGGCCCTCATCATCCTCATAGTTGAGTTATGTGGGCTCCAGTCCTGCTTCCCCCTCTACTGGTACAACTTTTCCATCAACCATGCCCGCCACGCCACCCTCTTCTGCCTCTCGGCCTCCATCGTCTTTGCCATCACCTACATCCAGTTCTTGCCTCAGGGCCCCACCCGGGACCACGCCATCGCTGCCACCGCATTCTCCTGCATCGCTGCTATGGCTTATGCCACCGAAGTGGTCTGGACCTGGGCCTGTTACCTGCCAGGTGAGCTCACCAGTTTAATGGGTACCATGCATAGCCTGCTCAAGCTTCTGCAGAATTTCGTGGCCAGTGTCATCTTCGCCTTCATCTGCAGCCCCCACCTGTGCTAGCCCCAGCCGGCCCTGGTGTGGTGCATGGCCGTGTACCCCATCTGCTTCCTCCTGGGGACCATGGCCCTCCTGCTGAGCTTGGTTGACTGCGACAATAGGCAGCCCATCTTCTGCATTTTCCTGTTGGGGCTGAGTCTGCTCTCTGTCCTCCTCTATGCCAGTGCCCTGGTCCTCTGGCTGCTGTACCAGTTCAGCAAGAAGTTCGGTGGCCAGCCCCAGCGGTCCAGCGATGTGAGCTGCAGTGATGAGCTCCCCTCCACGATGTGCATCTACGACCAACACCTGGCTGTGGCCATCCTGACAGCCATCAACCTCCTGACTTACGTGGCCGACACAGCGTACTGGGCCCGCCTCGTTTTTGTCAGGCACTGA